From a single Nicotiana tomentosiformis chromosome 2, ASM39032v3, whole genome shotgun sequence genomic region:
- the LOC138904729 gene encoding uncharacterized protein yields the protein MAPELIPKRFKMPEVPKYDENSDSQKHITTYTTAIKGNDLAHHEIKSVLLKKFGETLMRGALTWYSLLPQYSIDFFEMLADSFIKAHAGARKVQAQKADIFRIVQGESELLREYVTRFQKERMFLPAVPDE from the coding sequence ATGGCACCAGAGTTAATCCctaagcggttcaaaatgcctgaagtgccaaagtatgacgaAAATTCAGATTCCCAaaagcatattaccacctacacaacggcgataaagggaaatgatttagcCCATCACGAAATTAAATCTGTGCtcctaaagaaatttggagaaaccctcaTGAGGGGAGCCTTGACATGGTATTCGCTGTTACCCCAATATTCTATAGATTTCTTTGAAATgcttgcggattctttcatcaaggctcatgccggggcaaGAAAAGTACAGGCCCAAAAGgctgacatattcaggattgTGCAAGGAGAGTCTGAGCTGCTACGAGAGTACGTTACTCGATTCCAGAAGGAGAGAATGTTTCTCCCGGCTGTCCCGGATGAATGA
- the LOC104104907 gene encoding putative pectinesterase/pectinesterase inhibitor 22 codes for MGQATSQQLLMLDAAPSGSATPFFIHVKAGNYSDNVIVGQDKTNIALIGDGMGITILSANTSASMGLGTNDTATLGVYGDGFIGMNMTIRNSAGAGAGQAAALTRGASFVTFYQCRFEGFQDTVFSKYGVQFFKECEVSGTIDFIFGDGQAYFQDSVIYARLAVPGQEITILAPGFDSTAMNSGCIIDKEKDSLIKENTIQDKKGVRS; via the exons ATGGGACAGGCAACTTCACAACAATTACTGATGCTAGATGCagctccttctgggagtgcaacaCCATTCTTTATACACGTCAAAGCAGGAAATTACAGTGATAACGTCATTGTTGGTCAAGATAAAACTAATATAGCACTTATTGGTGATGGTATGGGAATTACAATACTTTCAGCAAATACAAGTGCCAGTATGGGTCTCGGAACAAATGACACTGCCACATTAG GAGTTTACGGCGATGGTTTCATCGGAATGAACATGACTATTAGAAATAGTGCTGGAGCAGGAGCTGGACAAGCGGCCGCCTTGACTCGTGGAGCTAGTTTCGTAACATTTTATCAGTGTCGTTTCGAAGGTTTTCAGGACACAGTTTTTTCGAAATATGGAGTGCAATTTTTCAAAGAATGTGAAGTTTCTGGCACCATAGATTTCATCTTTGGTGATGGCCAAGCCTATTTTCAAGATAGTGTAATTTATGCAAGATTAGCTGTACCAGGACAAGAAATCACAATACTTGCTCCAGGTTTTGACTCGACTGCTATGAATTCAG GTtgtataattgataaggagaaggactccttaatcaaagagaacactatccaagataagaaaggagttagaagttga